The DNA sequence GTCCCCTTGCATTTTTTGTGAAGAAAATCTTCCCATTTCACGCTAGAAACTTTTTGCCTGTCATTTTTCCGTTCAGAATTTCCACATGTTTTTCCTTTTACAATTTGAAGCCACAATTATTTTCAGTTTTGTTGCGATTGCATCGTTGGTGCGGGAATATTCCTTGCCTTATTTATTGGTTAATTTTTCAAACGTTTTTAGGCACAAAGAAAATTTCGAGCTAAAAAAACTGAATCATCTGCTTATGTTTTGGAAGGCTACAAAATCCGACGTTACTTTTTTTCCTTTTTAGCCAACCAGTTTGCCAGCGGGTTGGCAGAAAAGCCATGCCCTACAATACTAAATACAATGGTGCATATGGCTACTAGGCTAATAAATGGGCCATTGTTTAAATGTTTTTCTGCTGCCATCACCACGAACACAATTGTAGCTAGGCCTCTGGGACCAAACCATCCTATAAATATTTTTCCTCGGGTATCGATATCAGTTCCAAGTAACACAAGGTAAACCGGTAACATTCTTACGACTGTCAAGCTTAATAGGGCATACAGGACAACGGCAGGGGTTAATGCATTAAAGGCAGGTATCACAAAGCTCGCCCCGAAAACCACCCAAGTTGCAATTGCCAAACTATCACCAAATCCTTCGGCAGCATTGATAAACTCCTCTTTCTTGTTTTGCCCTATGATACTATATAAGATACCTCCTGCAAAGCATGCGATAAACCCACTGCCCCCCAGAATTTGAGCTAATGAAAACATGGAGAATGCCAATACAATAATCACGATACTTTTCCATGAGTGGCTGATCGAATTCTTTTGTTCACTGAGACTGATCACCGAATGACCCAAAAATGTAACAGCCAACCCGACACCTGCTCCAATAATAATTTGTTTGGCAAACAAGCCATAGGTAAACTCCCCCTTTCCCTCCAAGAAGGAAAAGCACAGCAACAGGAAAGGGACACAGATACCATCATTCAAACCACTCTCCACATTTAAGCCTTCCCTGATTCTTTCAGGCACATTTGTATTGGTGATCACCGCTTTTCCTAACGCCGCATCGGTAGGAGCCAGAGATACTGCAAGAATGGCAATTTCAATTGTGCTAAGCTCTCCAAAAAGTATATACCCAAAACCAAATCCCAACAGCATAATCATGGGCAAGCCGAATAAGAGTAAGCGTTTTGGAATGATCAGGTTTTGCTTGATCACATTCACCTTTGCCATAGAGGCATCTGTAAATAGCACCAATGCCAAGGTGAGTTCAGCCAATGTCTTGATTAGCTCACGGTCCTCACTCACTTTTAAAATACCAATCCCATTAGGACCCATGATGATTCCAAATGCTAGAAAAATAATAGGGCCACTGATGGTCATCACTTCAATGCGCTTGGCAATAAGGGCATACATAAAAATGAAACCAGCAAGAATAAGTAAATTCAAATACATACTTGTAAACTTAGTGACTACTAGTTGTATCAATTCTATTCGAGTGTTCAGGAAGGTTTTGGCGCAACCTATCCCATTATATAATTTACATTAAAGATGGCCTGATACAAGGAAAGGAAGCAGTAAATCAAAAGGGGGATAGTATCCCTTGTGGTAGATACAATGCTTGAAAACAGGGGAGATTGTCCGTTCTCTGCAAGTCGTTATAAAATTGAGGGAGTGAGGTTTTGTATTGAAAATTCTTTTTGATCGTGAGTGTTGGATTAGCAATACCATTATTATTTCAACCTTTTAGGGCTGGCTATTGCATCCATCGTGTTGATGGGGTTATTAAGTTGTACTAAATAACCGGAGTTATCTCGTTGCCCGTCTCGATGAGTTGATTGAATAACCAAAATATTCCACTCTTTCAGGATTTAAAAAAATATCCTTTCCTTTTACGAAGGGATAATCGCGCGTGCAACGGTCATCGCTATTTTATAAAGCGCTTAAGAGCTAAAGTCCCAAAGGGACAAAATATATCAGCGATGGGATTATTAAGATGTACTAAATAACCGGAGTTATCTCGTTGCCCGTTTCGATGCTGTTGCACGCGCGGTAAAACCCATCGCTAATGTGTATAGCCCCTTCGGGGCAGGTGTATTGCTCCGAATAAAAAGTCAAACTTAATTATCCCATCGTCATGTACATAATATTTTCAGCCTTGAAAAGGCGGTATAAATTATAGTTCACATTTTTAAGTTGACAGTATTAGGTGCCGCACCTAAGGCGCTTTTTATTACAGGGGGAAAATAGCTACAAAGATTTCACTCCAATGGAGTTACCTTTTTAGAAGGTTGTAGGAAAATCTTTTTGTAGATGACTACAAAAAGTTTGAACAAAATCAGTAATCCACTAGATTGAATAATGATGAGGAGTTAGAAAGCCTATTTAAAATGACAGGGTTTTACAAGATTGTAGCCCAAGAAATGGTTTATTTAATGTCATTAGAATTCAATAAGATAGACTTTGATAGTCTCGTTGAAGATGAACTTGTTTTTAATTCACCTAATTCAAGGGAAAGGATAATTGAGGGGTTAGTAGAAATAAAAGAGTCTTTTCATCAAGCAAATATTGAATGTCAGGGTTTGATTATTTCTATAGGTTAAAAAAAGTATACAACAAACAGACTGATTTTATAGTATTGTTCGAACGATTTAAATTTTACAGATGATTTTATTGAATACCTAAAAAGGGAAAATAATGAGAACGCTAATAACATTTTTTTTACTTGGTATTGCCTTTTGTTCCCAAGGACAATTTGTACAGAATAAAGTCGATAGGTTTTTGACTAATGAACAAAATGAAAGTTGGTTAACAACGACAAAATTACTTGATGAACCAGGGCAATGGAAGGCGATAAAAGAAAGGTTTTTCTTAAAAAGGAATCAGAATACTCCCATTGAAACTACTATGTACTCACCATTGGTTGTCATCAATGGTATACCATTAGACATTCCCGATGAACTGACTGATAATTACAGCAATAAGATATTGAATTTGTTAAATGAAGATTCAATTGATGAGTTAATTATACTTGACAAACTAGATAATGAATGGACTTACTGTAAACCATTTTCAGGAGTTATAATCTTGAAAGTTGATAAGAAAACTTACAAAAAGCTATTCAAATTGAAATAACATTGCAATGTCTGCTTACCAGCACCATGATTGATGGTTAATCAATAAGAAGCTACTTTTTCCTTTACTTGGTTAGTAGACAAAAAGATAGAGATGATCTTGTTCATTTTTTATCTCCCTGAATAATTCATATGACTTACCATTATTTCATCCTTTTAGGGTAGGCTATTATCCCATCGTCATGTAGATAATATTTTCAGCCTTGAAAAGGCGGTATAAATTATAGTTCACATTTTTAAGTTGACCGTATTAGATGCCGCACCTACGGCGCTTTTTATTACAGGGGGAAAATAGCTACAAAGATTTCACTCCAATGGAGTAGCCTGTTTTTTTATGGCTCTTTTAGACCCGAGTATTGTCAGGTTATATGAAAGACATACCAAGAACGACCATTTAGGGATGTGCTTCTCCTTTGTAGGCAAATCTGCTAGTACCCCTTTCGAGGTATTTTGCTTGTGTTTGCGTAATATATTGAGTATGTGTTGGTTATTTTTTGAATTGATAGTGTTAATGTTGTGAAACAGAAAGTGTCTTCTACAGAAAAAGTAGGAAGCATTATTTACAGTACAAACAATATTATTTTAACCAACTCAATTATTTAAACCCATTTCGAGTATGAGATACTTCAATTGTTGTTACAGAAAGCCATCAAAATAAAGAAGGTTAGAATGCCTTGAAATTTTCATTATTGGTTGGTGGGAGAAATATCCGAGACATAGCGAAAGCATATGTGTCGCGGATAACTTTTTAAGGGCGATTTATTCCCTGCCAACCGTTCAGATGAATTATGTAAGAGAGAATGGACAACCTATTCCTTTTGATTCTTCAATGAGACTGCCCGCATAAAGAATACCTACTCTACAAATACAATGTTTTTTCGATTTGTAAATCCGCCAAAGGAAGAAATTCCTGAGGCGGTTTATTGTTGACTTGAAAAAACAGCACACAAATTTACCATCAATTTTTACAGGTTTAAGGTTTTCAGGTTTGACGTGTTTTACGCTGATAACACTAAGGTATCGCTTTGTTTTTATCCCTTGTTTTGGGCTGTGTTCTAAGGTGTAACCCTTTTGAGTTATGAGTGAAATTCAGTTGAAAATTCTGTTTAAAAAGGATGGTTTTATCGATTTGGTCGTGAAATGTCTCAAAATTCAAATACAAAAAATATATCGGTAAGTAATTGATAGTCAACACTTGTGTAGTGCTTGTGAAAGCCTTGTAAAGGTACTTTTTACTGTTTGTGAAAGTATTGTGAGGCGTGAAATGTCGCTTGAGTTTTATTCGTCGCTTATACTAGCAGCATGAAATAAAATTTGGAAGACATGAAAGAGCATGAAAGGAAAGAGGAGGAGCGAGAGGAGGGCATATATAGGGATGACGAAAGCGAGCTTCTCGAATTAATGAAGCAACGGGAGGAGGAGAATGAAGCCTTGCAAAATTTGATCAATGCATTGACGAAAAAGCAGCAGGAGGAGAAAGGAAGAAAGCAAGCTGAATAAGTATTTCAATTATTTAAACTTTAATAAATTATCTATGAATCATTTTTTATCTAAAACGCTGAAGGCGCTTGCTTGTTCAGCCGGATTACTCTGGGCTTCTCAGGGTGCGGTTGAGGCGCAGGCTCCAGCAGCAGCTACCTTTGAGAACGGGGTGCAGCGGGGTGTTGTACGTGTTAAGTTTAAGCAGCACGTCAATACACTGTCACTGCCTAATTCGCTTAAGGGAGCAAGGGTAAATACAAGCATGGCGGCATTCGACGCTACGGCTACCAAATTTGGCGCTACCAATATGCGACGTGTATTTCCTTATGACCCACGTTTTGAACACAAATTGGTCAAACACGGACTACACCTTTGGTATGAAGTGGCAATTGATGGCAATCAGGATGAAAAAATGGCTGCCATGTCCTTCACTGCACTAGGAGATGTTGAGTTTGCAGAACCTGTTCATGAGAAAGCGCTGATTGATGGCTATAAAGATCAGGAGCCAGTTGTGCTTTCAAAAAATGATGGAGCTGCGGCAGTGCTTTCAGTTGGTGATTCAGTGGAGATGCCTTTTGATGATGAGTTCCTAAACCTGCAATGGCATTACCATAACTTCGGTCAGGCACCAAATGGCGAAGCTGGAAATGATATCAATCTATTCGAGGCTTGGAACGTGACGAAAGGTACGCCTAACGTTGTTGTTTCCATCCATGACGAAGGGGTAGATGTCGATCACATGGATATCTCAAGAAACATGTGGGTCAACGAGGCTGAAGCCAATGGTGAAGAAGGAGTCGATGATGACGGAAACGGTTATATCGATGACGTTCACGGTTATTCGTTCTCTTATGATCAGGGTGATATCGTAGCACAGTCACATGGTACACACGTGGCTGGAACAGTAGCGGCAGTCAACAACAACGGAATCGGTGTTGGTGGTGTAGCTGGTGGTTCAGGTACTGGTGATGGCATCAGAATCATGTCTCTCCAAACACTTTCAGGACCATACAATGGTACAGCAGCCTCTTTTGTATATGCAGCCAATAATGGC is a window from the Limibacter armeniacum genome containing:
- a CDS encoding cation:proton antiporter, which translates into the protein MNLLILAGFIFMYALIAKRIEVMTISGPIIFLAFGIIMGPNGIGILKVSEDRELIKTLAELTLALVLFTDASMAKVNVIKQNLIIPKRLLLFGLPMIMLLGFGFGYILFGELSTIEIAILAVSLAPTDAALGKAVITNTNVPERIREGLNVESGLNDGICVPFLLLCFSFLEGKGEFTYGLFAKQIIIGAGVGLAVTFLGHSVISLSEQKNSISHSWKSIVIIVLAFSMFSLAQILGGSGFIACFAGGILYSIIGQNKKEEFINAAEGFGDSLAIATWVVFGASFVIPAFNALTPAVVLYALLSLTVVRMLPVYLVLLGTDIDTRGKIFIGWFGPRGLATIVFVVMAAEKHLNNGPFISLVAICTIVFSIVGHGFSANPLANWLAKKEKK